A region from the Chloroflexota bacterium genome encodes:
- a CDS encoding carboxymuconolactone decarboxylase family protein, with protein MAERQRISYVGPESVDGDMRAELERCARFGTPRPESQSVRAHVPAVFWSFANSWQAVFREGVCDHTIKELCRVYVSRTVKCEYCGNQRSVQASAQGLSEGKYDELLNFETSGVYDERQKAALAYAEAITWRLDPDDAFWDRLRRHFSEPELVELGYFIALTMGQQSWLRLLNIEHHEVLAGDAASMAPGFETPAALAASKSSDDYWARR; from the coding sequence TTGGCAGAGAGACAGCGGATCAGCTATGTCGGGCCGGAGTCCGTGGACGGGGACATGCGCGCCGAACTGGAGCGGTGTGCCCGGTTCGGCACGCCGCGGCCGGAGAGCCAGTCCGTCCGGGCCCACGTCCCCGCCGTGTTCTGGTCGTTCGCGAACTCCTGGCAGGCGGTGTTCCGCGAGGGCGTCTGCGACCACACGATCAAGGAGCTCTGCCGGGTCTACGTGTCGCGCACGGTGAAGTGCGAATACTGCGGCAACCAGCGCTCGGTCCAGGCCTCGGCGCAGGGACTGAGCGAGGGAAAGTACGACGAGCTGCTCAATTTCGAGACTTCGGGCGTCTACGACGAGCGGCAGAAGGCCGCGCTGGCGTACGCCGAGGCGATCACCTGGCGCCTGGATCCCGACGACGCGTTCTGGGACCGGCTGCGCCGACACTTCAGCGAGCCCGAGCTCGTCGAATTGGGCTACTTCATCGCGCTCACGATGGGCCAGCAGAGTTGGCTGCGGCTCCTCAACATCGAACACCACGAGGTCCTCGCCGGCGACGCGGCCTCCATGGCTCCCGGCTTCGAGACCCCGGCCGCGCTGGCGGCCAGCAAGTCGAGCGACGACTACTGGGCCAGGCGCTGA
- a CDS encoding acyl-CoA/acyl-ACP dehydrogenase — protein MTMDQLELSAEQRLMQQTTREYVDRVVIPFIRANRQREWLFEPDERLPPNILEEADAAGLRGLGVPGAYGGVELDPGTEAQTFALIGTELGRGDAGLADKLAQGWKVSVLLRNVAPEHLQARWFARYMADPSFLMAHCLTEPKGASDRWLPYNVPEANMDTQATFAHGHWTINGRKQYISNGYDASLYVVYANTNPALGMLQGTSSFLVPRDSPGLTVTRCNETIGGRYMNNGEIVFEDCRVPEDHLLVRDDALGKAGVYFRPGKILQAAKNLGTGIAAFEDTATFVQQHVQGGRVLIKHQAVALRLAKMAIKLDAVSAFVRHAARAVDRNAADADKLCNMVKVFASEEVFEVCRQAMELHGGHGSMLDVGIEKYLRDASVYLHMDATVDVSAFKIIKAMFPQTAGAYAGPE, from the coding sequence ATGACGATGGACCAACTCGAGCTCTCCGCCGAGCAGCGGCTCATGCAGCAGACGACGCGCGAGTACGTCGACCGGGTGGTCATCCCGTTCATCCGGGCCAACCGCCAGCGTGAATGGCTCTTCGAGCCGGACGAACGCCTGCCGCCGAACATCCTCGAGGAGGCCGACGCCGCCGGCCTGCGAGGTCTCGGAGTGCCCGGCGCGTACGGTGGGGTGGAGCTGGACCCGGGTACGGAGGCGCAGACGTTCGCACTCATCGGCACCGAGCTCGGCCGCGGGGATGCCGGCCTCGCCGACAAGCTCGCCCAGGGCTGGAAGGTGTCCGTGCTGCTGCGGAACGTTGCTCCCGAACACCTTCAGGCGCGCTGGTTCGCCCGCTACATGGCGGATCCGTCGTTCCTCATGGCCCATTGCCTGACCGAACCGAAGGGCGCGTCGGACCGCTGGCTGCCGTACAACGTCCCCGAGGCGAACATGGACACGCAGGCCACGTTCGCGCACGGTCACTGGACGATCAACGGTCGGAAGCAGTACATCAGCAACGGGTACGACGCCTCGCTGTACGTCGTTTATGCGAATACGAATCCCGCGCTCGGGATGCTCCAGGGCACGAGCAGCTTCCTCGTCCCACGCGATTCGCCGGGGCTGACCGTCACCCGCTGCAACGAGACGATCGGCGGCCGCTACATGAACAACGGCGAGATCGTCTTCGAGGACTGCCGGGTACCCGAAGACCATCTCCTGGTGCGCGATGACGCCCTCGGCAAGGCGGGGGTCTACTTCCGCCCCGGCAAGATCCTCCAGGCCGCCAAGAACCTCGGCACCGGGATCGCCGCCTTCGAGGACACGGCCACCTTCGTGCAGCAGCATGTCCAGGGCGGCCGCGTCCTCATCAAGCACCAGGCGGTCGCGCTGAGATTGGCCAAGATGGCCATCAAGCTCGACGCGGTCAGCGCGTTCGTCCGCCACGCGGCCCGGGCGGTGGACCGGAACGCGGCGGACGCCGACAAGCTGTGCAACATGGTGAAGGTGTTCGCCTCGGAAGAGGTGTTCGAGGTATGCCGTCAGGCCATGGAGCTGCACGGCGGCCACGGGTCGATGCTCGATGTGGGGATCGAGAAGTACCTCCGTGACGCGTCCGTGTACCTCCACATGGATGCCACGGTGGACGTCTCTGCCTTCAAGATCATCAAGGCCATGTTCCCGCAGACGGCCGGTGCCTATGCGGGCCCGGAATGA